The DNA sequence AGCAGTTAAACGATGTATTAAATGCCATTCATCAGGCCTTGTTGAACCCCATCCGCCCTAGGGATAGCAAGGCCCTAAGTTAAAGTAATGGCCAATTTATAGAGCACGCGTAGCGTAACATTACCCTCTCCGGCGTTCGCGGGAGAGGGTGGCACGGAAGTGCCGGGTGAGGAGAGGGATCCTTGTAGAAAGTATCATTAATTTTTCATATAACATTAATTAAGATTAAGGAGTTTAAAAATGGCTGTAACAGGTGAACAGGCTTTAAGTGGAGGTACACGTCAGGCCTCTGAAAAACAAATTCATTTATACAAGCTAGAAAAAGCTGGAACAACGTATTATTTATTTGGTAGTAATCACAGTGTTTCGTTAAATGAGCTTTCTAAAGCTGCCTTAGATTGTATTGAACAGGTTTTTTCACAAAGTCCTGTCTTTGTTTGCGAGGGTTTGCATAGAGATATCACCCAGGCGCGTTTATTGCAATATGGTTATCTGAGAGATCCTAAGGACAAATCGCCATATTGGATAGAGCAGCTGACTACTAAAGAAAGCGATGTGGTTAATTCACTGCTTGACACAATAAAAGTTCGATATAAATTGACTTTTGATAATCGAGATATTCAAATTGGCGCCATCCCTTTGTTTATCGTTGGAGATATATTTGACAAGGGTATAGATTCTGAAATTCAGCGAAAACATCGCCAAAAAAATAACTTTATGCCGCTTGATCACGAAGATGAGGATGCGGAATGTGTTCAACTTTTTGAACTTGAAGACACGATACATACAGTCGAGGAATTAAAACCGTATTTAGAAAGCTATTTTTTTAATCCAGAGCATCAGGCTTTGTTGAAAGCAAGCAAGTTGCAATATCTTAGTGGAGAACCAGTATGGGTAGCGGAAGACGATGTTCCTGACATAACAGAGCAAAATAAAGCGTGGTTTAATTACATTAGACAAATGCGGTTAAACAAAGGAACGACAGCGATTGTAGTAGGTGCTGCGCATTTATACGGGGGATATGGTTTGTTGTCTTTATATCAAAAAGCGGGATTTGCTTTAACCCGAATGAATGTTGCTGAAGGTGAATTTAAGCCTGTTCAAACGCAAGATTTATTGTATTTATACAATAGGCCTATCCAAACGGCACAAGGCAATCTTTCGAGAAACGCCGAGGAAGTAAAATTCGCGGCAGACAAAGCCGTGGCGCCGAGCACGGGTGCGCCTGTAAAACCGTCGTAGCCAGATAGGCCATGGCGGCGACCATAAGTCTCATGGCTGATAATTCCGCTTGCAATCGCCCCTCTATGTAAGGTAATATAGCGACTAGTTGACGCGGGGTGGAGCAGTCTGGCAGCTCGTCGGGCTCATAACCCGAAGGTCGTAGGTTCAAATCCTGCCCCCGCTACCAGAATTAAAATGAATAAAAGGCCCCGTATGGGGCTTTTTATTAATTGGAGAGTTTGAAAGTGGGCTTAAAGCCCATTTTTTGTTTGTTGAAGTGGGATTATGCGACGACACGCGGCCTTAGAAAACTTGATAGCACCCATTGTGGGTAGTTTGGGGCTTACCTGGGTAGGCCTACAGTACTTTCCG is a window from the Gammaproteobacteria bacterium genome containing:
- a CDS encoding TraB/GumN family protein; this translates as MAVTGEQALSGGTRQASEKQIHLYKLEKAGTTYYLFGSNHSVSLNELSKAALDCIEQVFSQSPVFVCEGLHRDITQARLLQYGYLRDPKDKSPYWIEQLTTKESDVVNSLLDTIKVRYKLTFDNRDIQIGAIPLFIVGDIFDKGIDSEIQRKHRQKNNFMPLDHEDEDAECVQLFELEDTIHTVEELKPYLESYFFNPEHQALLKASKLQYLSGEPVWVAEDDVPDITEQNKAWFNYIRQMRLNKGTTAIVVGAAHLYGGYGLLSLYQKAGFALTRMNVAEGEFKPVQTQDLLYLYNRPIQTAQGNLSRNAEEVKFAADKAVAPSTGAPVKPS